A portion of the Longimicrobium terrae genome contains these proteins:
- a CDS encoding GIY-YIG nuclease family protein — protein sequence MNKRELVRAYKESARPMGIFRVHNTANGRSLVGRSVDLPSILNRMRTQLKFGGHPNRELQREWNALGPDVFAFEVLDTLTPPDDSPGYDPADDLRTLEAMWMERLEPFDERGYHKRPASP from the coding sequence ATGAACAAGCGGGAACTGGTGCGGGCATACAAGGAATCGGCGCGGCCGATGGGCATCTTTCGCGTGCACAACACGGCGAATGGCCGCTCGCTCGTGGGGCGCTCGGTGGATCTGCCGTCCATCCTCAACCGCATGCGCACGCAGCTCAAGTTCGGCGGGCACCCCAACCGCGAGTTGCAGCGCGAGTGGAACGCGCTGGGCCCGGACGTGTTCGCGTTCGAGGTGCTCGACACGCTCACCCCGCCGGACGACAGCCCCGGCTACGACCCCGCCGACGACCTGCGCACGCTGGAGGCGATGTGGATGGAGCGCCTGGAGCCGTTCGACGAACGCGGCTACCACAAGCGCCCGGCGAGCCCGTGA
- a CDS encoding DUF2239 family protein encodes MSGGNCTVFDGARRIYGGPLHEAAAAFRRAQLDGAAGPLLVFDDATGRVIDINTRGTEEEVTARYSPAPSVTENGSGTPGAENEGAASRVETGSAAQAEEAAPRRRGRPSLGVVAREVTLLPRHWEWLATQPGGASVAIRKLVEEARRTSAAADQRRAARDAAYRFLSAMGGDLPGFEEAARALFADDAARFASLIAAWPADVRDYVQNLAFPDARGGDEDGAGLGRGG; translated from the coding sequence GTGAGCGGCGGAAACTGCACGGTCTTCGATGGCGCGCGGCGGATCTATGGCGGCCCGCTGCACGAGGCGGCCGCCGCCTTCCGCCGCGCGCAGTTGGATGGCGCCGCGGGGCCGCTGCTGGTGTTCGATGACGCCACCGGCCGCGTAATCGACATCAACACGCGCGGCACGGAGGAGGAGGTCACCGCGCGGTACTCCCCCGCCCCGTCGGTGACGGAGAACGGATCAGGCACGCCAGGGGCGGAAAACGAAGGCGCCGCGTCCAGGGTGGAGACCGGATCCGCGGCGCAGGCGGAGGAGGCTGCGCCGCGCCGCCGCGGGCGTCCCAGCCTGGGCGTGGTCGCGCGCGAGGTGACGCTGCTGCCGCGGCACTGGGAGTGGCTGGCCACGCAGCCGGGCGGCGCGTCGGTCGCCATCCGCAAGCTGGTGGAGGAGGCGCGCCGCACCAGCGCCGCCGCCGACCAGCGCCGCGCCGCGCGGGACGCCGCCTATCGTTTCCTGTCGGCGATGGGCGGCGACCTGCCGGGGTTCGAGGAAGCCGCCCGCGCCCTCTTCGCCGACGATGCCGCGCGCTTTGCCAGCCTCATCGCAGCGTGGCCGGCGGATGTGCGTGACTACGTCCAGAACCTCGCGTTTCCCGACGCGCGGGGCGGTGATGAAGACGGCGCGGGTTTGGGGCGCGGAGGCTAG
- a CDS encoding putative sensor domain DACNV-containing protein produces MKKTGPTYPAARAVAPIVAEQLAEHLATVRQRGYEELAPQPVIVQIEALIDAAFWASLRKEEGHDPRISLAFLPPDGTGHPMVFDKPLPLSPEPLARLAPAVERAGIHLGVWPDGGKLRVWGTTRSVPNLTFVLEVVEPGVLVLKYRRGDELDKFGTIAVLRGDRIEVVDEGAVSLPDCPALLSTLLGFGAQLPAAGPTDVLIQLAVSMRTHGRGGSLLVVPAAGDGWRDSALQPMPYRVAPYADLSELLRAGDEERARSAWRESLRRSVAAVAGLTAVDGATVINERHEVLAFGVKLVRKRGSERVDQVAVTAPVMGNAPEVVDPSRLGGTRHLSAAQFIHDQRDALALVASQDGRFTVFAWSPCEGMVHAHRVETLLM; encoded by the coding sequence ATGAAGAAAACGGGACCCACCTACCCGGCGGCGCGCGCGGTCGCGCCGATCGTGGCGGAACAGCTGGCGGAACACTTGGCAACGGTGCGCCAGCGCGGATATGAGGAACTGGCCCCGCAGCCCGTCATCGTGCAGATCGAGGCGCTGATCGACGCGGCGTTCTGGGCCAGCTTGCGCAAGGAAGAGGGCCACGATCCCCGCATTTCCCTCGCCTTTCTCCCCCCGGACGGCACCGGGCACCCCATGGTGTTCGACAAGCCGCTGCCGCTTTCCCCCGAGCCGCTGGCGCGCCTGGCCCCGGCGGTGGAGCGCGCCGGCATTCACCTGGGCGTGTGGCCGGACGGTGGCAAGCTGCGCGTGTGGGGCACCACCCGCAGCGTTCCCAACCTCACCTTCGTGCTGGAGGTGGTGGAGCCCGGCGTGCTCGTCCTCAAGTACCGGCGCGGCGACGAGCTGGACAAGTTCGGCACCATCGCCGTGCTGCGCGGCGACCGCATCGAGGTGGTGGACGAGGGCGCCGTAAGCCTGCCCGACTGCCCGGCTCTGCTGTCCACCCTGCTCGGGTTCGGGGCGCAGCTGCCGGCCGCGGGGCCCACGGACGTGCTGATTCAGCTGGCCGTTTCCATGCGCACGCACGGCCGCGGCGGTTCGCTCCTCGTCGTTCCCGCGGCGGGAGATGGATGGCGGGATTCCGCGCTGCAGCCCATGCCGTACCGCGTGGCCCCATACGCCGACCTGTCGGAGCTGCTGCGCGCGGGCGACGAGGAGCGCGCCCGCAGCGCGTGGCGCGAGTCGCTGCGCCGTTCGGTTGCCGCCGTCGCCGGGCTGACGGCGGTGGACGGAGCCACGGTCATCAACGAGCGCCACGAGGTGCTGGCGTTCGGCGTAAAGCTGGTGCGCAAGCGGGGAAGCGAGCGGGTGGACCAGGTGGCCGTCACCGCCCCCGTCATGGGCAACGCGCCGGAAGTGGTGGATCCGTCGCGGCTGGGCGGCACGCGCCACCTGTCCGCCGCGCAGTTCATCCACGACCAGCGCGACGCCCTGGCGCTGGTGGCGTCGCAGGACGGGCGCTTCACCGTGTTCGCCTGGTCGCCGTGCGAGGGGATGGTGCACGCGCACCGCGTGGAAACCCTGTTGATGTAA
- a CDS encoding glycosyl hydrolase family 8, translating into MSPSIPARTLAAFAAAASLAACIDSVPTEPLAGAGAGGALPRMALSTAGAAPYEYACGVSMAPDQAAANTRIRADYQIWKAARVYSTGTSPAVNGLRVTTGPGWVFDIGNGSTAAPYATLSEGQGYGMVLAATMGDKATFDGLWAYAKAHHNSRGMMKWAIDQNGTALDTNAASDGDEDMAYALMMADKRWGGYWNDLNALVGSMKTYIVDPTTYVFKSGDWSGSSALVVHPGYLDPSYYKAFALYLGDASWNSVSDKSYTILANVDSRSSANGSSNASTGLIPDHVKVNGDSSSTADYRFSWNAIRGPWRLAKDAVYNCESRAENRLDLMNSFFSGVGASNIQTGYYLNGGVQEPWLNEATFVGPLTAAALTSTNTTYRTSMWNRTVDLGTLQTWSGAPRQDTTYYAAELRLMSLLLASGNMEDPLSGDRRLRLDDFERNDLNSKWWPYAATGDTITRVRVTPSAVGSGMQLTYAVEDWGGLGRDVNANWSGYRALEFWFKGTNSGNTIRLQVVDADGEQFEHRVVDNFTGWQFGSVPLNTTGFPRAAWQQPGVPNNGMTLSNVTTFHLIPDGGRGSFEIDAIELIPQ; encoded by the coding sequence ATGTCACCGAGCATCCCCGCACGCACCCTGGCCGCCTTTGCCGCGGCGGCCTCCCTCGCGGCCTGCATCGACTCCGTTCCCACCGAACCCCTCGCCGGCGCCGGCGCAGGGGGCGCGCTTCCCCGCATGGCGCTCAGCACCGCCGGCGCCGCGCCGTACGAGTACGCCTGCGGCGTCAGCATGGCGCCGGACCAGGCCGCGGCCAACACCCGCATTCGCGCGGACTACCAGATCTGGAAGGCGGCCCGCGTATACAGCACCGGCACCTCTCCCGCCGTGAACGGGCTTCGCGTCACCACCGGCCCGGGGTGGGTGTTCGACATCGGGAATGGGAGCACGGCGGCTCCGTACGCCACGCTCTCCGAGGGCCAGGGCTACGGAATGGTTCTGGCCGCCACCATGGGCGACAAGGCCACGTTCGACGGATTGTGGGCGTACGCCAAGGCGCACCACAACTCGCGCGGCATGATGAAGTGGGCCATCGACCAGAACGGCACCGCGCTGGACACCAATGCCGCCAGCGATGGCGACGAGGACATGGCGTATGCGCTGATGATGGCCGACAAGCGCTGGGGCGGATACTGGAACGACCTGAACGCGCTGGTGGGCAGCATGAAGACGTACATCGTCGATCCCACCACGTACGTCTTCAAGTCCGGCGACTGGTCCGGGAGCAGCGCGCTGGTGGTGCACCCGGGCTACCTGGATCCCTCGTACTACAAGGCGTTCGCGCTGTACCTGGGCGACGCGTCGTGGAACAGCGTATCCGACAAGAGCTACACCATTCTCGCCAACGTCGACTCGCGCAGCAGCGCCAACGGAAGCAGCAACGCCAGCACCGGCCTCATCCCCGACCACGTCAAGGTCAACGGCGACAGCAGCAGCACCGCGGACTACCGCTTCAGCTGGAACGCCATCCGCGGTCCGTGGCGCCTGGCCAAGGACGCCGTGTACAACTGCGAAAGCCGCGCGGAAAACCGGCTGGACCTGATGAACTCATTCTTTTCCGGCGTCGGCGCCTCCAACATCCAGACCGGCTACTACCTGAACGGCGGCGTGCAGGAGCCGTGGCTGAACGAGGCGACCTTCGTGGGGCCCCTCACCGCCGCCGCGCTGACGTCGACGAACACCACGTACCGCACCTCCATGTGGAACCGCACGGTGGACCTGGGCACGCTGCAGACGTGGTCCGGTGCGCCCCGGCAGGACACCACCTACTACGCCGCCGAACTGCGCCTGATGAGCCTGCTGCTGGCCAGCGGCAACATGGAAGATCCGCTTTCCGGCGACCGCCGCCTGCGGCTGGACGACTTTGAGCGCAACGACCTGAACTCCAAGTGGTGGCCGTACGCCGCCACCGGCGACACCATCACCCGCGTGCGCGTGACGCCGTCCGCCGTGGGGTCCGGCATGCAGCTGACCTACGCCGTGGAGGACTGGGGCGGGCTGGGGCGCGACGTGAACGCCAACTGGTCCGGCTACCGGGCGCTGGAGTTCTGGTTCAAGGGGACGAACAGCGGCAACACCATCCGCCTGCAGGTCGTGGACGCCGACGGCGAGCAGTTCGAGCATCGCGTAGTGGACAACTTCACGGGATGGCAGTTCGGCAGCGTGCCGCTGAACACCACGGGCTTTCCGCGCGCGGCGTGGCAGCAGCCGGGCGTTCCCAACAACGGAATGACGCTGAGCAACGTCACCACCTTTCACCTGATTCCCGACGGCGGACGGGGCAGCTTTGAGATCGACGCCATCGAACTGATTCCGCAGTAA
- a CDS encoding MarR family winged helix-turn-helix transcriptional regulator, whose translation MMNHQRAAQAMTADCLCFRARRVSRAITRMYDDALRPLSIQATQLTLLNAVAMHGERGATMARLAEILAMDATTLSRALKPLETAGLLQMLRLETDRRVRLALLTEAGGRCVDSALPLWTQAHARVVAALGDEAALDLRDRFDHVSAAAARAVSAAAP comes from the coding sequence ATGATGAATCATCAACGCGCGGCGCAGGCGATGACGGCCGACTGCCTCTGCTTTCGCGCCCGGCGCGTCTCGCGCGCCATCACCCGCATGTACGACGACGCGCTGCGCCCGCTGAGCATTCAGGCCACGCAGCTCACCCTGCTGAACGCGGTGGCCATGCACGGCGAGCGGGGCGCGACCATGGCGCGGCTAGCGGAGATCCTGGCCATGGACGCCACGACGCTGTCGCGCGCCCTGAAGCCGCTGGAAACCGCGGGGCTGTTGCAGATGCTTCGCCTGGAGACGGACCGCCGCGTGCGCCTGGCGCTGCTCACCGAGGCCGGCGGGCGCTGCGTGGATTCCGCGCTTCCGCTGTGGACGCAGGCGCACGCGCGCGTGGTGGCCGCGCTGGGCGACGAGGCCGCGCTGGATCTGCGCGACCGCTTCGACCACGTGAGCGCCGCCGCGGCCCGGGCGGTGAGCGCCGCCGCGCCGTGA
- a CDS encoding patatin-like phospholipase family protein, with product MASALSVLAGPDALRILRERGLRPEDVDVVPGASGGPKWLVLAGLDRFLFGEFFRVPRQRPLHLIGSSIGSWRMACLAQHDPLAALARGHEAYIEQRYEARPTPPEVSEVSSRVLNDLLGPAGEDEILAHPWARLHVITSQTRGAAASERAWVQSAALAAAAAGNLVSRRSLALHMRRVIFHSAGDTSPFRELADFPTLHLPLSRKNLRPALLASASIPLVLAGVRIPGAQGMHRDGGVIDYHPHFSFGPGEGLVLYPHFYPHLVPGWFDKSLPWRRARGINFRRAVVLAPSPAFVASLPGGRIPDRNDFYRMTDSERIQAWRTVLHLSERVADELRERMAAGTLADAAAPI from the coding sequence ATGGCTTCGGCGCTCTCGGTTCTGGCCGGCCCCGACGCGCTGCGCATTCTGCGCGAGCGCGGGCTGCGGCCGGAGGACGTGGACGTGGTGCCCGGCGCGTCCGGCGGGCCCAAGTGGCTGGTGCTGGCGGGATTGGACCGCTTTCTGTTCGGCGAGTTCTTTCGCGTCCCGCGCCAACGTCCGCTGCACCTGATCGGCTCGTCGATCGGCAGCTGGCGGATGGCGTGCCTGGCGCAGCACGATCCGCTCGCCGCGCTGGCCCGCGGGCACGAGGCGTACATCGAGCAGCGGTACGAGGCCAGGCCCACGCCGCCGGAGGTGAGCGAGGTCAGTTCACGCGTCCTGAACGACCTGCTGGGCCCGGCGGGCGAGGACGAGATCCTGGCTCATCCGTGGGCGCGGCTGCACGTCATCACCTCGCAGACGCGGGGCGCGGCGGCCAGCGAGCGCGCGTGGGTGCAGAGCGCGGCGCTGGCGGCTGCCGCGGCGGGCAACCTGGTGTCGCGCAGGTCGCTCGCGCTGCACATGCGGCGCGTCATCTTCCACAGCGCGGGGGATACGAGTCCGTTCCGCGAACTGGCGGACTTTCCCACGCTGCACCTGCCGCTGTCCAGGAAGAACCTGCGGCCGGCGCTGCTGGCGTCCGCCTCCATCCCGCTCGTGCTGGCGGGGGTGCGCATTCCCGGCGCGCAGGGAATGCACCGCGACGGCGGGGTGATCGACTATCATCCGCACTTTTCGTTCGGGCCGGGCGAGGGGCTGGTGCTGTACCCGCACTTCTATCCGCACCTGGTGCCCGGATGGTTCGACAAGTCGCTGCCGTGGCGCCGCGCGCGGGGCATCAACTTTCGCCGCGCGGTCGTCCTGGCGCCGTCGCCGGCGTTCGTGGCCTCGCTTCCCGGCGGGCGCATTCCCGACCGCAACGACTTCTACCGCATGACGGACAGCGAGCGGATACAGGCGTGGCGCACGGTGCTACATCTGAGTGAACGGGTGGCGGATGAATTGCGCGAGCGGATGGCGGCGGGCACGCTGGCCGATGCCGCCGCGCCCATCTAG
- a CDS encoding ATP-grasp domain-containing protein, whose product MNRPVTILCLTSYFKGEEFLRECKRQGCRVLLVTVEKLRDAEWPREAIDEVFYMPHLYGREDVIHGISYLARTETIDRIVPLDEFDLEMASTLREHLRIPGMGETTVRHYRDKLAMRMVAREAGILVPDFVPVLHHEPIRHFLETVPAPWVLKPRLSASAIGIKKLSDPEQVWRTIEELGDKRSFHVLERFIPGRVYHVDSLAWKGEIVFSEANGYVTPPFEVYHGGGLFSTRTLPRDSDEARTLRELDVQVLRALGMVRGALHTEFIRGDEDGRFYFLETAARVGGANIVEMTEAATGVNLWREWARLEIADVRGENYTPPRARAEHAGLLVSLARQEWPDTSAYQDPEIVWRMNKLHHVGMIVASPSADRVSHLLHEYMGRVRDDFYASMPAAESATE is encoded by the coding sequence GTGAACCGTCCCGTGACCATCCTCTGCCTCACCAGCTACTTCAAGGGCGAGGAGTTTCTCCGCGAGTGCAAGCGGCAGGGGTGCCGCGTCCTGCTGGTCACCGTCGAAAAGCTGCGCGACGCCGAGTGGCCACGCGAAGCCATCGACGAAGTGTTCTACATGCCGCACCTGTACGGGCGTGAGGACGTCATCCACGGCATCAGCTACCTGGCGCGAACCGAGACAATCGACCGCATCGTTCCGCTGGACGAGTTCGACCTGGAAATGGCGTCCACGCTGCGCGAACACCTGCGCATTCCGGGGATGGGCGAAACCACGGTGCGCCACTACCGCGACAAGCTGGCGATGCGCATGGTGGCGCGAGAGGCGGGGATTCTAGTTCCGGACTTCGTCCCCGTGCTGCACCACGAGCCCATCCGCCACTTCCTGGAAACGGTGCCGGCGCCGTGGGTGCTCAAGCCGCGGCTGTCCGCGTCCGCCATCGGCATCAAGAAGCTGAGCGATCCGGAGCAGGTGTGGCGCACGATCGAGGAACTGGGCGACAAGCGGTCGTTCCACGTGCTGGAGCGCTTCATCCCCGGCCGCGTGTATCACGTGGATTCGCTGGCGTGGAAGGGCGAAATCGTCTTCAGCGAGGCCAACGGCTACGTGACGCCGCCGTTCGAGGTGTACCACGGCGGCGGCCTGTTCTCCACCCGCACGCTGCCGCGGGATTCCGACGAGGCGCGCACGCTGCGCGAACTGGACGTGCAGGTGCTGCGCGCGCTGGGCATGGTGCGCGGCGCGCTGCACACCGAATTCATCCGCGGGGATGAGGACGGGCGCTTCTACTTCCTGGAGACGGCGGCGCGGGTGGGCGGCGCCAACATCGTGGAAATGACGGAAGCCGCCACCGGCGTGAACCTGTGGCGCGAGTGGGCGCGGCTGGAGATCGCGGACGTTCGTGGCGAGAACTACACGCCTCCGCGGGCGCGGGCGGAACACGCGGGGCTGCTGGTGTCGCTGGCGCGGCAGGAGTGGCCGGACACATCGGCGTACCAGGACCCCGAAATCGTGTGGCGCATGAACAAGCTGCACCACGTGGGGATGATCGTGGCGTCGCCCAGCGCGGACCGCGTGTCGCACCTGCTGCACGAGTACATGGGCCGCGTCCGCGACGACTTCTACGCGTCCATGCCGGCGGCCGAGTCCGCGACGGAGTGA
- a CDS encoding RNA polymerase sigma factor — protein sequence MTASDTHRAIDAVWRIESARLIAGLARMVRDVGLAEDLAQDALVAALERWPRTGVPDNPGAWLMAAAKRRAIDGFRRDRMLERKHQELGAELEARIESAVPDLDAALDDPVGDDLLRLVFTCCHPVLGTEARVALTLRMLGGLSTEEIARAFLVPTPTIAQRIVRAKRTLTESRVPFEVPLANELPARLASVLEVVYLIFNEGYSATAGDDWVRPALCEDALRLGRILAGLVPGEAEVHGLVALMEIQASRLGARVGPGGEPVLLLDQDRRRWDYLLIRRGLAALEKAASLGGGLGPYGLQAAIAACHARARTAAETDWVRMAALYDALARAAPSPVVELNRAVALGMAFGPAAGLALADQLTGIASLRNYHLLPSVRGDLLAKLGRADEARAEFERAASLTRNERERALLLARARECESAPA from the coding sequence GTGACCGCTTCCGATACGCACCGCGCCATCGACGCGGTGTGGCGCATCGAGTCCGCGCGGCTGATCGCCGGGCTTGCGCGCATGGTGCGCGACGTGGGGCTGGCGGAGGATCTGGCGCAGGACGCGCTGGTGGCCGCGCTGGAGCGGTGGCCCCGGACGGGTGTGCCCGACAATCCCGGCGCATGGCTCATGGCCGCCGCAAAGCGCCGCGCCATCGACGGTTTCCGGCGCGACAGGATGCTGGAGCGCAAGCACCAGGAACTCGGCGCGGAGCTGGAGGCGCGCATCGAGTCCGCCGTGCCGGACTTGGACGCCGCGCTGGATGATCCCGTGGGCGACGACCTGCTGCGCCTCGTCTTCACCTGCTGCCACCCGGTGCTGGGCACGGAGGCGCGGGTGGCGCTCACCCTGCGCATGCTGGGCGGCCTGTCCACGGAGGAGATCGCGCGCGCCTTTCTGGTGCCCACGCCCACCATCGCCCAGCGGATCGTGCGGGCCAAGCGGACGCTCACCGAATCGCGCGTTCCGTTCGAGGTGCCGCTGGCGAACGAGCTGCCCGCCCGCCTCGCGTCCGTGCTGGAGGTCGTCTACCTGATCTTCAACGAGGGATACTCGGCGACGGCGGGAGATGACTGGGTGCGTCCCGCGCTGTGCGAAGATGCCCTGCGCCTGGGCCGCATTCTGGCCGGCCTGGTGCCCGGCGAGGCGGAGGTGCACGGGCTGGTGGCGCTGATGGAGATTCAGGCGTCGCGGCTGGGCGCGCGCGTGGGGCCGGGCGGCGAGCCGGTGCTGCTGCTGGACCAGGACCGCCGCCGGTGGGACTACCTGCTGATCCGGCGCGGACTGGCGGCGCTGGAAAAGGCGGCGTCGCTGGGCGGCGGATTGGGCCCGTACGGACTGCAGGCCGCCATCGCCGCGTGCCACGCGCGCGCTCGCACGGCGGCGGAAACGGACTGGGTGCGCATGGCCGCGCTGTACGACGCGCTGGCCCGGGCGGCGCCCTCGCCCGTGGTGGAGCTGAACCGCGCGGTGGCGCTTGGAATGGCGTTCGGGCCGGCGGCGGGACTGGCGCTGGCGGACCAGCTCACCGGGATTGCGTCGCTCAGGAACTATCACCTGCTGCCCAGCGTGCGGGGCGATCTGCTGGCCAAGCTGGGCCGCGCGGACGAGGCGCGCGCCGAGTTCGAACGCGCCGCGTCGCTGACGCGAAACGAACGGGAGCGCGCGCTCCTCCTGGCCCGCGCGCGCGAGTGCGAATCCGCGCCGGCGTAA